One window from the genome of Thermodesulfovibrionales bacterium encodes:
- a CDS encoding aspartate kinase, with translation MLIVQKYGGTSVANVERIKAVAERVVGTAREGHRIVVVVSAMAGETDKLISLAHQVSSNPPEREMDLLLSSGERITSALTAMAIEELGQKAMAFTGRQVGIITDAVHTKAKIEKITGERVKQALDGGYVIVIAGFQGITENEDVTTLGRGGSDLSAVAVAAALDADACEIYTDVDGVYTTDPNIVPEARKLEKISYEEMLELASLGAKVLQTRSVEFAMKYEVPVVVRSSFNNNPGTLVTKEDADMEEVVVSGVAYDKNQAKITVAGVPDKPGIAAQLFKGIADAGIVVDMIVQNVGSDGKATDISFTVPKTDSKKAVKLSEEIGKGFGAKGVTLREDIAKISIVGVGMRTHSGVAAKMFETLARHGVNIMMISTSEVKVSCIIEAKYTELAVRVLHDAFGLSAKG, from the coding sequence ATGCTGATTGTCCAGAAATACGGCGGCACATCTGTTGCCAATGTGGAGAGGATAAAAGCCGTTGCGGAACGTGTCGTGGGGACCGCACGGGAGGGGCACAGGATTGTGGTCGTGGTCTCTGCCATGGCCGGCGAGACAGACAAATTAATCAGCCTTGCCCACCAGGTCTCCTCCAATCCCCCGGAGCGGGAGATGGATCTCCTCCTTTCATCGGGGGAAAGGATCACGAGCGCCCTCACGGCTATGGCCATTGAGGAACTCGGTCAGAAGGCCATGGCCTTCACCGGCAGACAGGTGGGGATCATAACCGATGCCGTTCATACGAAGGCAAAGATCGAGAAGATAACGGGAGAGCGGGTAAAGCAGGCCCTTGACGGAGGATATGTCATTGTTATCGCAGGCTTCCAGGGGATCACCGAGAATGAGGACGTCACGACACTCGGAAGAGGCGGCTCCGACCTCTCTGCTGTTGCCGTGGCTGCGGCCTTGGATGCGGACGCCTGCGAAATCTATACCGATGTCGACGGAGTCTATACCACAGACCCCAATATCGTCCCCGAGGCGAGGAAACTGGAGAAGATCTCCTATGAGGAGATGCTCGAACTGGCGAGTCTTGGCGCAAAGGTGCTCCAGACAAGGTCTGTGGAGTTCGCCATGAAATATGAGGTGCCTGTGGTTGTGAGGTCAAGCTTTAATAATAATCCCGGAACCCTCGTTACCAAGGAGGATGCTGATATGGAAGAGGTTGTGGTATCAGGAGTTGCATACGACAAAAACCAGGCCAAGATCACGGTGGCAGGGGTTCCCGACAAGCCCGGGATCGCAGCTCAACTCTTCAAGGGGATCGCCGATGCCGGCATCGTCGTTGATATGATCGTCCAGAATGTGGGCAGCGACGGAAAGGCGACGGACATCTCCTTTACCGTGCCGAAGACGGACAGCAAGAAGGCGGTAAAACTCAGCGAGGAGATCGGAAAGGGTTTCGGCGCAAAGGGCGTCACCCTGAGAGAAGATATCGCGAAGATATCGATCGTGGGTGTCGGCATGAGGACCCATTCCGGTGTCGCCGCAAAGATGTTCGAAACCCTCGCCAGGCACGGAGTGAACATCATGATGATAAGCACCTCTGAGGTCAAGGTGTCGTGCATCATAGAGGCGAAATATACCGAGCTTGCCGTAAGGGTCCTGCATGATGCCTTCGGCCTTTCGGCAAAGGGATAA
- a CDS encoding nucleoside-triphosphatase, whose amino-acid sequence MKKNIFLTGAPSSGKTTVIKKVIRDLILPVRGFYTEEERVGGRRVGFLMKTLDGRKGYLAHQDIKSEFHIRRYGVSIENIEGVAVPSITPVNRHIIILDEIGKMECFSEVFKKAATDALNSTNIVMGTITLGGDDFIMGIKKRGDIEIHEVTLDNRDALPAVLVRRILELSGNRTDPR is encoded by the coding sequence ATGAAGAAGAATATTTTTTTGACAGGTGCTCCATCGTCGGGGAAGACAACGGTCATCAAGAAGGTGATAAGAGATCTCATTCTTCCTGTCCGAGGATTCTATACCGAGGAGGAGAGGGTTGGCGGCAGGAGGGTCGGTTTTCTCATGAAGACCCTCGATGGTAGAAAAGGCTACCTTGCTCATCAGGACATAAAATCCGAATTTCATATAAGACGATATGGGGTGAGTATCGAGAATATCGAGGGCGTTGCCGTACCTTCAATCACACCCGTGAACAGGCATATCATTATTCTCGATGAGATCGGCAAGATGGAATGCTTTTCAGAAGTCTTTAAGAAGGCTGCGACCGACGCACTGAATTCAACGAATATTGTCATGGGCACGATCACCCTCGGCGGTGATGATTTTATCATGGGGATAAAGAAGAGGGGAGATATCGAAATCCATGAGGTGACTCTCGATAATAGGGATGCACTGCCGGCGGTGCTCGTAAGAAGGATTCTTGAGCTCTCCGGGAATCGGACCGACCCTCGGTGA
- a CDS encoding class I SAM-dependent methyltransferase codes for MKILEESGVTPDSVVLEVGSGNGFFTEVLAARAKKVYAVELQKGMVDRLVERVRRFGDKIDIIAADMATYDMGEEVADVCLMYYSFHEVSSKDDAAWNISRAVKTKGLLSIYEPTVEVDRRAMEKTIAAFEALGFVREVSRHGLFTRYARLRKMHI; via the coding sequence ATGAAGATCCTCGAGGAGTCCGGGGTTACCCCTGACTCTGTGGTCCTTGAGGTGGGGTCGGGAAACGGCTTCTTTACCGAGGTCCTTGCTGCACGTGCGAAAAAGGTCTATGCGGTGGAATTGCAGAAAGGCATGGTGGACAGACTGGTAGAGAGGGTTCGGCGCTTTGGAGACAAGATCGATATCATTGCCGCTGACATGGCAACGTATGACATGGGGGAAGAGGTCGCTGATGTCTGCCTCATGTATTACAGTTTCCATGAGGTGAGCAGTAAGGATGACGCGGCGTGGAATATCAGCAGGGCGGTGAAGACGAAAGGGCTCCTATCGATCTACGAACCTACGGTCGAGGTGGACAGGAGAGCGATGGAAAAGACCATCGCGGCTTTTGAGGCCCTGGGTTTTGTGAGAGAGGTCAGCCGTCATGGTCTGTTTACGAGGTATGCCAGGCTGAGAAAGATGCATATATAG
- a CDS encoding pitrilysin family protein, whose protein sequence is MKSEKVKKKQGALFIFVALLITAHLLLLSDAFGLDVKRTTLPNGLLVLHVERHNLPIVMATLLVKASPLHETPDKAGLANLTAELLTEGTKKRTSNEISEEIEFIGASLGMSTDDDFTTITLSVLKKDVEKGFELLSDVLLNPTFPEEEIKRSKEVLKGSLRQSEEDPSFLASRAFKKAVFGDLPYGRLVRGSIETVDAIRKGDIEKFYGLFYRPNNAILAVVGDISDAELTGLIDRFLSEWKPAEIPQGVTVQKGKHEKKTVLIDRDLTQANILLGHEGISRNNPDYYAVSVMNYILGGGGFSSRLMETVRDELGLAYDIHSLFQPDKYAGLFEVGVQTKNASANMVISEALKQIGRIRSEPVSDQELDDAKAYMTGSFPRRLETNRKIADFVAGVEFYGLGDDYVEKYPRYIKAVTKDDVLRAARKYLDPENYVLVVVAKQSEAKVEAQGPK, encoded by the coding sequence GTGAAAAGTGAAAAGGTGAAAAAGAAGCAGGGCGCACTCTTCATCTTCGTGGCGCTGCTCATCACTGCTCATCTGCTCCTTCTGAGCGATGCCTTCGGCCTCGATGTGAAGAGGACGACGCTTCCGAACGGCTTGTTGGTCCTCCATGTGGAGCGGCACAATCTGCCCATCGTGATGGCCACGCTTCTCGTGAAGGCAAGTCCTCTCCACGAGACTCCTGACAAGGCGGGCCTCGCAAACCTGACGGCTGAGCTTCTTACGGAGGGCACGAAAAAGCGCACGTCGAATGAAATCAGCGAGGAGATAGAATTCATCGGCGCGTCCCTTGGGATGTCAACGGACGATGATTTTACCACCATCACCCTCTCTGTCCTGAAGAAAGACGTGGAAAAGGGGTTCGAACTCCTGTCCGACGTCCTCCTCAACCCCACGTTCCCTGAAGAAGAGATCAAACGGAGTAAGGAAGTCCTGAAGGGCTCCCTGAGACAGAGCGAAGAAGACCCGTCCTTCCTCGCGTCGCGGGCCTTCAAGAAGGCGGTCTTCGGCGACCTCCCTTACGGAAGGCTCGTGCGAGGGAGCATTGAAACCGTCGACGCCATCAGGAAAGGGGATATCGAGAAGTTCTACGGACTTTTCTACAGGCCGAACAACGCCATCCTCGCTGTCGTCGGGGATATCAGCGATGCCGAGTTAACGGGCCTTATCGACCGCTTTCTCTCTGAATGGAAGCCTGCCGAAATTCCACAGGGGGTGACGGTCCAGAAAGGGAAGCACGAAAAGAAGACGGTCCTCATTGACAGGGACCTGACCCAGGCAAATATCCTCCTCGGGCATGAGGGGATAAGCAGGAACAATCCTGACTACTATGCCGTCTCGGTCATGAACTATATCCTCGGGGGTGGAGGGTTTTCATCGAGACTGATGGAGACTGTCCGAGACGAACTTGGACTTGCCTATGATATCCACAGTCTCTTCCAGCCCGACAAATACGCCGGTCTCTTTGAAGTGGGCGTCCAGACAAAGAATGCCTCGGCGAATATGGTCATTTCCGAAGCGTTGAAGCAGATCGGAAGGATTCGGTCCGAACCGGTTTCGGATCAGGAACTCGATGACGCAAAGGCGTACATGACCGGGAGCTTTCCGAGGAGGCTCGAGACGAACAGGAAGATTGCCGATTTTGTGGCCGGCGTCGAATTTTACGGCCTCGGCGACGACTATGTTGAGAAATATCCCCGGTATATAAAGGCGGTCACGAAGGATGACGTGCTCAGGGCTGCCAGAAAATATCTCGATCCCGAAAACTACGTGCTCGTTGTTGTTGCGAAGCAGTCCGAGGCAAAGGTAGAAGCACAAGGGCCGAAGTGA
- a CDS encoding cytochrome c peroxidase: protein MKNYLDSIILRSAVILSAIAFIALWPHTGGCAVAAETANLAWSKEEIAVIRSLWIGSLPPLPKDPSNAFADDPRARALGKRLFFDPRFSGNLKVSCATCHRPDMNFTDDLPIAHGMGSTARRSMPLIGVAYNSWFFWDGRKDSLWSQALGPIESTVEHGFTRTACAFLISKNYRSEYEEIFGKLPDITNAVATPATEDVAVLKTWVSMPQDKRDEVNRIYANMGKAIAAYVRTIVPGPSRFDRYAEALLKKDTAAMAISLSPQEVNGLRLFIGKAKCTNCHSGPLFTNGDFHNTGVPTPAKMSYDKGRADCIRKVLSDEFNCLGRYSDAGPRDCAELRFSDTKTEKYDGAFKTPTLRNVAERAPYMHAGQFATLREVLEFYRRSKSHELDHSTLSDEELRQLEAFLRSLSGPIVTIY, encoded by the coding sequence ATGAAAAATTATCTGGATTCGATAATCTTGAGGAGTGCGGTGATCTTGTCTGCTATAGCTTTTATAGCCTTATGGCCTCATACTGGTGGGTGTGCAGTGGCCGCGGAGACTGCGAACCTCGCGTGGAGCAAAGAGGAAATAGCGGTTATCCGCTCGCTCTGGATAGGGTCTCTTCCCCCTCTGCCGAAAGACCCATCCAATGCCTTCGCCGATGATCCCAGGGCAAGAGCCCTCGGCAAAAGACTCTTCTTCGATCCTCGGTTCAGTGGAAACCTGAAAGTTTCCTGTGCCACCTGTCATAGACCCGATATGAATTTTACCGACGACCTCCCCATCGCACATGGTATGGGCTCAACAGCGAGGAGATCAATGCCTCTTATTGGCGTTGCCTACAACTCGTGGTTTTTCTGGGACGGAAGAAAGGATAGTCTCTGGTCACAAGCTCTGGGGCCTATCGAAAGCACCGTAGAGCATGGATTTACCAGAACGGCATGCGCTTTTTTGATCAGTAAGAATTATCGGAGCGAATATGAAGAAATTTTCGGTAAATTGCCGGACATTACCAATGCAGTAGCAACTCCCGCAACTGAGGACGTTGCTGTTCTGAAGACATGGGTATCAATGCCCCAGGACAAAAGGGATGAGGTGAATCGCATCTATGCAAACATGGGTAAGGCGATCGCCGCTTACGTGCGGACAATTGTGCCGGGGCCTTCACGCTTTGACAGATATGCTGAGGCCCTTCTCAAGAAAGATACCGCTGCAATGGCAATATCTCTAAGCCCTCAGGAAGTGAATGGTCTCAGGCTTTTTATCGGTAAAGCAAAATGCACCAATTGTCATAGCGGACCTCTCTTTACCAACGGCGACTTTCACAATACTGGTGTGCCCACGCCTGCAAAAATGTCTTACGATAAGGGACGCGCAGATTGCATAAGAAAGGTTCTTTCTGATGAGTTCAATTGTCTTGGCAGGTATAGTGATGCCGGCCCTCGGGATTGCGCCGAATTGCGGTTCTCGGATACCAAGACAGAAAAATATGACGGGGCCTTCAAAACGCCAACGCTAAGAAATGTTGCTGAAAGGGCCCCCTACATGCATGCGGGGCAATTCGCGACTCTGAGGGAAGTCCTGGAGTTTTATCGTCGCTCGAAAAGCCATGAACTTGATCACAGCACGCTGAGTGACGAAGAATTGAGGCAGCTTGAGGCATTTCTTCGTTCCTTGAGCGGCCCCATAGTAACGATATATTAA
- a CDS encoding Glu/Leu/Phe/Val dehydrogenase, with amino-acid sequence MPDRHYERIHADDENLCKLCISELGGLYTDLGLSADELDLLDMPRRSFTVHFPVRMDSGKTRMFLGHRIQYNDSRGPTKGGIRFHPDLTIDHVRDLAFLMVLKCAVVNIPFGGSKGGVVVNPKELSRNELEQVTRGYIRAIANHIGPSKDIPAPDVYTDEKIMVWIMDEYERIKGKHVPAVVTGKPAELAGMKARRYSTSLGGIYVLEEAMAKIGMDRHETRVAVQGFGNVGENAARILHEAGYRVIAVSDSRGGIRDERGLDIHDVMTHKEKTGSVVGFRNSSSMTNAELLTCDCDILIPAALSDQLNGNNAHDVRAKIIVELANAPTTPEADEILFAKDTMLIPDVLANAGGVVVSYFEWIQNLNNDYWEEERVLQRLKTTMISAFNDVHTLCSEIHCRMRRAAYQLAVKRILHAERLRGNL; translated from the coding sequence GTGCCGGACAGACATTATGAGAGGATCCACGCAGATGATGAGAATCTCTGCAAGTTATGCATCAGTGAACTGGGAGGACTCTACACCGACCTTGGCCTTTCAGCAGACGAATTGGACTTGCTGGACATGCCGAGGCGGTCCTTCACCGTCCATTTCCCTGTCAGAATGGACTCAGGGAAGACAAGGATGTTCCTTGGCCACAGGATCCAGTACAACGATTCCCGGGGTCCCACGAAGGGGGGCATCAGGTTCCACCCGGACCTGACCATCGACCATGTCAGAGACCTCGCCTTCCTCATGGTGCTCAAGTGCGCAGTGGTAAACATCCCCTTCGGCGGATCAAAAGGCGGCGTTGTCGTGAACCCCAAAGAACTCAGCAGGAACGAGCTTGAGCAGGTGACGCGCGGATACATCCGTGCCATCGCCAACCACATAGGTCCTTCAAAAGACATTCCCGCCCCGGACGTCTACACCGATGAAAAGATCATGGTCTGGATCATGGACGAATATGAGCGCATCAAGGGAAAACATGTCCCGGCTGTGGTGACGGGAAAACCGGCTGAACTGGCAGGAATGAAGGCCAGGAGGTACTCAACGTCCCTGGGCGGGATCTATGTCCTTGAAGAAGCAATGGCAAAGATCGGAATGGACAGACACGAAACTCGTGTCGCTGTCCAGGGCTTTGGCAACGTGGGAGAGAACGCTGCCCGCATTCTTCATGAGGCAGGATACCGGGTGATAGCAGTCAGCGATTCACGGGGTGGCATCAGGGATGAGAGGGGCCTCGATATCCACGACGTGATGACCCACAAAGAAAAGACTGGAAGCGTCGTCGGCTTCAGGAACAGCTCATCCATGACGAATGCTGAGCTCCTCACCTGCGATTGTGATATCCTGATCCCTGCAGCCCTCTCCGACCAGCTCAACGGGAATAACGCCCATGATGTGCGGGCGAAGATTATCGTTGAACTCGCTAACGCTCCGACAACGCCTGAGGCCGACGAAATACTGTTCGCAAAGGACACGATGCTCATCCCCGATGTCCTTGCCAACGCCGGAGGCGTGGTGGTGAGTTACTTTGAGTGGATCCAGAACCTCAACAACGATTACTGGGAAGAGGAGAGGGTTCTCCAAAGACTGAAGACAACGATGATCAGCGCTTTCAACGATGTCCATACGCTCTGCTCTGAAATACACTGCAGGATGAGAAGGGCTGCGTACCAGCTTGCGGTGAAGAGGATACTCCATGCCGAAAGGCTGCGGGGGAACCTGTAG
- a CDS encoding Slp family lipoprotein, producing MRKPLIIIVFVLSASLLSCAPVLRKDLMESAIRDFSMNELRKNPGPYQGKLFVFGGIIAQTKITSEGSLIEALSVRVDPRGYLKGFGPSDGRFLALYPKEQGFLDPLIYSQGREVTLAAEFIGTREGTIDEAAYLFPFFAIKDLYLWAQWYSYPWPPYYYYAPYYPYYGDPFYRYPYYPYWW from the coding sequence ATGAGGAAGCCGTTAATCATCATTGTCTTCGTCCTCTCGGCGTCTCTTCTCTCCTGTGCCCCTGTCCTGAGAAAGGACCTTATGGAAAGCGCCATCCGGGACTTCTCCATGAACGAGCTGAGGAAGAATCCCGGCCCATATCAGGGGAAGCTTTTTGTCTTCGGCGGAATAATCGCTCAGACAAAGATCACTTCTGAAGGGTCGCTCATCGAGGCGCTCTCTGTTCGTGTAGATCCACGGGGCTATCTGAAGGGGTTCGGGCCCTCAGACGGGAGGTTTCTGGCCCTCTATCCAAAGGAACAGGGATTCCTCGATCCCCTGATCTACAGTCAGGGAAGAGAGGTTACCCTCGCAGCGGAGTTCATCGGAACGCGAGAGGGCACAATCGATGAGGCAGCATATCTTTTCCCCTTCTTTGCAATAAAGGACCTCTACCTCTGGGCGCAATGGTACTCCTATCCCTGGCCGCCATACTATTATTACGCTCCTTACTACCCGTACTACGGAGACCCCTTTTATCGCTATCCCTATTACCCCTATTGGTGGTGA
- the cimA gene encoding citramalate synthase, whose product MRRIEIYDTTLRDGSQAEEISLSLEDKLRITEKLDELGVHYIEGGWPGANPKDLEYFKRVDRLRLRNAKIVAFGATHKPKKRPENDETLRGLIDANTSIITIYGKTWDFHVREALKIELEENIEIIHDSVTYLKRHAEKVFFDAEHFFDGYIRNPEYAVKCLAAALHAGADCLVLCDTNGGMMTSSIKKVVRTVTKKFSAPIGIHVHNDGDCAVANSVVAVEEGASQVQGTINGFGERCGNANLVSIIPNLQLKFGMQCISPEQLKKLRDISRFVYEIANLRHFKHQPYTGDSAFAHKAGMHVSAIRKRPETYEHIVPELVGNTQRVLLSDQAGKSNILRKAEEFGIKLSSDSPQLQEIVTKLKDLENQGYQFEGAEASFELIMKKALGLHRRFFDLIEFRVIVEKRTKKEEPISEATIKLKIANDIEHTVAESKKGPVNAIDKALRKALDKSYSRQLKDVRLLDYKVRVLTAGKGTSAKVRVLVESGDRENRWGTVGVSENIIEASYQALVDSIEYKLLKEGL is encoded by the coding sequence ATGCGTCGTATCGAGATCTATGATACAACCCTGAGGGACGGCTCACAGGCAGAGGAGATATCCCTCTCCCTGGAGGACAAGCTGCGGATCACCGAGAAGCTCGACGAGCTCGGAGTGCACTATATCGAAGGGGGATGGCCCGGCGCCAACCCCAAGGACCTGGAGTATTTCAAGAGGGTCGACAGGTTACGGTTGCGAAATGCGAAGATCGTCGCCTTTGGTGCAACTCATAAACCGAAAAAGAGACCCGAGAACGATGAGACGCTGAGAGGCCTCATCGACGCCAACACCTCCATAATAACCATATATGGGAAGACCTGGGACTTTCATGTCAGAGAGGCGCTGAAGATAGAACTCGAAGAGAACATCGAGATCATACACGACTCTGTAACCTACCTGAAGAGACACGCGGAAAAGGTCTTCTTTGACGCAGAACATTTCTTTGACGGGTACATAAGAAATCCCGAATACGCCGTCAAGTGTCTTGCCGCTGCCCTCCACGCTGGGGCAGATTGTCTCGTCCTTTGCGACACGAATGGAGGGATGATGACATCGAGCATCAAGAAGGTCGTAAGAACGGTAACGAAGAAATTCAGCGCGCCCATCGGGATCCACGTGCATAATGATGGTGATTGCGCTGTGGCAAACTCCGTTGTGGCTGTTGAGGAAGGCGCATCCCAGGTCCAGGGGACGATCAATGGCTTTGGAGAGCGGTGCGGCAACGCAAATCTCGTCTCAATCATACCGAACCTCCAGCTGAAGTTCGGGATGCAGTGCATCAGCCCTGAACAGTTGAAAAAGCTCAGGGACATCTCGAGATTTGTTTACGAGATCGCGAACCTGAGGCACTTCAAGCATCAGCCGTACACCGGAGACAGTGCCTTTGCCCACAAGGCAGGGATGCATGTGAGCGCCATCAGGAAGCGACCTGAGACATACGAACATATCGTACCCGAACTCGTGGGGAATACCCAGCGGGTCCTTTTATCGGACCAGGCCGGCAAGAGCAATATCCTGAGGAAGGCTGAGGAATTCGGGATAAAACTGTCGAGCGATTCTCCGCAGCTCCAGGAAATAGTCACGAAGCTGAAGGACCTGGAGAATCAGGGGTATCAGTTTGAGGGGGCAGAGGCGTCTTTCGAGCTCATCATGAAAAAGGCCCTCGGCCTTCACAGGAGGTTTTTTGACCTTATCGAGTTCAGGGTGATCGTTGAGAAGAGGACGAAGAAAGAAGAACCGATCAGCGAGGCTACGATAAAACTCAAGATCGCAAATGATATCGAACATACCGTTGCCGAGAGTAAGAAGGGCCCTGTCAATGCCATTGACAAGGCCCTGAGAAAGGCCCTCGATAAATCGTATTCCCGGCAGCTCAAGGATGTCCGGCTCCTCGATTATAAGGTCCGGGTGTTGACCGCGGGGAAAGGCACGAGCGCCAAGGTTCGCGTTCTTGTCGAGTCCGGTGACAGAGAGAACCGGTGGGGGACGGTAGGCGTTTCAGAAAATATCATTGAAGCATCGTACCAGGCACTCGTTGACAGCATTGAATATAAGCTTCTGAAAGAAGGACTGTAA
- a CDS encoding pitrilysin family protein: protein MMILLLTVAILLPVSPVLSAGVEEYHLDNGLKVLVSEDHKVPLATFQIWYRVGSRDEVSGKSGLSHFLEHMMFKGTPKYGSKVFSKLVQRNGGVDNAMTSKDYTMYFQTLASDRIGLSIDLESDRMINLILDPKETLAERDVVMEERRLRYDDDPQNALYEEFVATAFMSHPYRRPVIGWMSDIRSFQRDDLYSHYKKYYAPDNAFIVVAGDVRADEIMRKIKAAFGDMKKSGVQEPTVSQEPVQRGEKRINLKKEAELPYVLLGYHTPSFPHGDSSGLEVLSTILSGGKSSRIYRELIYEKKLALNAGADYSGMDRDPFLFLLWGTAAPGREISDLEQALTAEIEKIKNNPPSEKEVQKAKNQIEASFIFGQDSLYRQAMQLGMFEVLGGWKLIDSYLEGIRKVKPADVQRVAQKYLTEDNRTVGVLVPLKEGESEK from the coding sequence ATGATGATTCTTCTCTTAACGGTGGCGATCCTTCTCCCGGTGTCTCCTGTCCTCTCTGCCGGCGTAGAAGAATATCACCTCGATAACGGCCTGAAGGTACTCGTCAGCGAGGACCATAAGGTGCCGCTGGCGACCTTCCAGATCTGGTACCGGGTCGGTTCGAGAGATGAAGTATCGGGGAAATCAGGATTAAGCCACTTCCTCGAACACATGATGTTCAAGGGGACTCCAAAGTACGGTTCAAAGGTCTTTTCCAAGCTCGTCCAGAGAAACGGCGGTGTTGACAACGCCATGACCTCCAAAGATTACACCATGTATTTCCAGACCCTCGCCTCGGACAGGATCGGTCTCTCCATCGACCTTGAATCGGACAGGATGATCAACCTCATTCTGGACCCAAAGGAGACCCTGGCGGAAAGGGATGTTGTGATGGAAGAGCGGAGGCTCCGCTATGACGATGATCCCCAGAACGCCCTCTATGAAGAATTCGTTGCCACTGCGTTCATGAGCCATCCTTACCGCAGACCGGTCATCGGCTGGATGTCCGACATCCGGTCGTTCCAAAGGGACGACCTTTACAGCCATTACAAGAAATACTATGCCCCGGACAATGCCTTCATCGTGGTAGCGGGAGATGTAAGGGCCGACGAGATCATGAGGAAGATCAAGGCAGCTTTTGGAGATATGAAGAAGAGCGGTGTCCAGGAACCGACAGTCTCCCAGGAGCCGGTCCAGAGGGGTGAAAAAAGGATCAATCTCAAGAAAGAGGCGGAACTGCCCTATGTTCTCCTTGGGTATCATACGCCGAGTTTTCCTCACGGAGACAGCTCGGGACTGGAGGTCTTGAGTACGATTCTTTCAGGAGGCAAGAGTTCAAGGATCTACAGAGAACTGATCTATGAAAAGAAGCTGGCCCTGAACGCCGGTGCTGACTACAGCGGGATGGACAGAGACCCCTTCCTTTTTCTGTTGTGGGGGACTGCTGCGCCGGGGAGGGAGATATCGGATCTCGAGCAGGCCCTCACTGCTGAGATCGAGAAGATCAAGAATAACCCTCCTTCCGAAAAAGAGGTGCAGAAGGCCAAGAACCAGATCGAGGCGTCCTTTATCTTCGGGCAGGACTCCCTCTACCGGCAGGCCATGCAGCTGGGCATGTTCGAGGTCTTGGGCGGCTGGAAGCTGATTGATTCCTATCTCGAAGGGATCAGGAAGGTGAAGCCTGCTGACGTGCAGAGGGTAGCTCAGAAATATCTGACTGAAGACAACAGGACCGTCGGGGTGCTCGTGCCGCTTAAGGAAGGGGAAAGTGAAAAGTGA
- a CDS encoding FixH family protein, which translates to MRAVTVFFLALLIPSPGLAYHTDPSDAGSYTKHYEQSLFKVTGKGLFSVEMIIKDKELKVGVNALDIIVHDKNDKDVPDAMVIVTPWMPEMGHGVFEKPVVRERGGGLYSIDNIILIMGGRWELRINIRKGDLEDSVAFDFPDVKIISETPSSDERKTMYSLAPADVDTSAVRMSAKKLFKLSYASENVPIPIGRIITWKLRLEAADGRPVKDAVITVNGGMPEHGHGLPTQPEVTKGAGDGDYIVQGLKFSMPGWWVMTFTIKAQDTDDTVTFNLVVQ; encoded by the coding sequence ATGAGAGCTGTAACGGTCTTTTTCCTTGCGTTGCTTATCCCTTCTCCTGGACTTGCCTATCACACAGACCCGTCTGATGCCGGGTCCTATACAAAGCACTATGAGCAAAGCCTCTTTAAGGTCACAGGAAAAGGTTTGTTCTCTGTAGAAATGATAATCAAGGACAAAGAACTTAAAGTCGGGGTAAACGCTCTCGATATAATCGTGCACGACAAGAACGATAAGGATGTGCCTGATGCGATGGTGATAGTGACACCATGGATGCCCGAGATGGGTCATGGCGTTTTTGAAAAACCCGTTGTCAGAGAAAGGGGCGGAGGGCTCTATAGTATAGACAATATCATACTCATTATGGGCGGGCGCTGGGAGCTGCGAATAAATATTAGAAAGGGTGACCTGGAAGACAGCGTAGCCTTTGATTTTCCTGATGTCAAAATAATCTCCGAAACACCATCATCTGACGAACGTAAGACGATGTATTCTTTAGCTCCTGCCGATGTTGATACCTCTGCTGTCCGGATGTCGGCAAAGAAACTCTTCAAGCTCTCTTATGCGAGCGAAAATGTGCCGATTCCTATTGGCAGAATCATCACCTGGAAATTACGTCTCGAGGCAGCGGATGGGCGCCCTGTGAAAGACGCCGTAATTACTGTTAACGGCGGCATGCCCGAGCATGGCCATGGCCTTCCGACTCAACCTGAGGTTACCAAAGGGGCAGGGGACGGAGATTATATTGTGCAGGGCCTTAAATTCAGCATGCCCGGATGGTGGGTGATGACGTTTACAATCAAGGCTCAGGACACGGATGACACCGTCACGTTCAATCTTGTGGTCCAATAG